Part of the Lampris incognitus isolate fLamInc1 chromosome 1, fLamInc1.hap2, whole genome shotgun sequence genome is shown below.
ctccctcagagtgtcaagacactcggagttaatggtcgtcagactggcccttcgacttgttttaccctgtcgggttttgtttgtgctgtttgttttgcgctgcggtagtgcagtagaGCTAGGGTGTTACGTGCACCAGgcttgtttatatattttgttctatATCTTGTTTCtatttcatcttttatttctatttgtttctgtttttcttgtttctattttcttgttatcttgtatcttgttagtttttagttttttttccttactagagtgtgagtgtctgtaatagaacccaatttcccctaagggatgaataaagtattgtagcgaattcggggagcaacagtattccgattctgattctgatccctacagacacaattggccgtgtctgcgggtgggaagccggatgtgggtatgtgtcctggtcgctgcaccagtgcctcctctggtcggtcggggcgcatgtttgggggggggggggctggaggtagcgtgagcctcccacgcgctacgtccccctggtaaaactcctcattgtcaggtgaaaagaagcggctggcgactccacatgtatcggaggaggcatgtggtagcctgcagccctccccggatcggcagagggggtggagcagcgaccgggacggctcggaagagtgggctaattggccggatacaatcggggagaaaaataaacaaataaataaatactgtactgtagttacatttattattattactgtattaTCATGATCATGAGGTTGAAGTTGTTGAGTCACACAAGTACTTGGACACTATAATTAataacaagctgaactttgattgtaataccaatttcctatgcaaaaaaaaaagccagcagcacctttttttgtctgaggaagctggcttagTTCGGTGTCGACAGCTCCTTGATGACTTTGTTCTACAGATCTTCTATTGAGTCGGTTATTACTTTTTCTCTTATCGGTTGGTATGCCTCTCTCAATCTTAAACAGAAAATGCACTAACAAAGGTCATCAAGGTCTATAGTAGTACCACAGGTACCCAACAGAAAAGTCTGTCTGATTTATATAACAAGCAGATGTAAAGGAAAGCAGAATCCACCTTGTCTGACAGCAccaccccctgcacctagagtttcaGACCTTGCCTTCTGGTTTCCGCTTCAAATCCCCAGCagtcaaaaccaatagatacaaacactccttcattccctcagccaattcactgctaaactccaacattaagaggtaacaccagctccaccttgataagcactgttaacactgtttactgttgcattgcttttcgttggctttgttctcctcactacatgttgtatttatttgccttatgtgttctgtagagtgtttgtgtgtttaaatgttgccgctgctacacaacaattgcccctcttgGGAAAAATAAAACCGACTTGACTTGTCTTGACTTATTGTTTATGATTTTTTAGGTGAAATATATACTatatcggtcgaggcccgggttagatgcaaggagtagaggtgacgaaggtgtatgagtttaaatacttggggtcaactgtccaaagtaacggggagcgcagaagagaggtgaagaagagagtgcaggcagggtggagtgggtggagaagggtgtcaggagggatttgcgacagaagggtaccagcaagagttaaagggaaggtttacaagatggtagtgagaccagctatgttatatggtttggagacagtggcactgatgagaagacagggggcggagctggaggtggcagagttgaagatgctaagattttaattgggagtgatgaagaaggacaggattaggaacgagtatattagagggacagctcaggttggacggtctggagacaaagcaagagaggcgagattgagatggtttggacatgtgtggaggagagatgctgggtatattgggggaaggatgctgaatatggagctgccagggaagaggaaaagaggaaggccaaagaggaggtttatggatgtggtgagggaggacatgcaggtggctggtgtgacagaggaagatgcagaggacaggaagagatggaaacggatgatccactgtggcgacccctaacgggaacagcaaaagtagtagtagcagtagtagtattagtagtagtagataataactatatactaagacaaacatttgactaattgacgctagatgtgaactgtacgtaactgttccgacttgcaTACAGATTCGACATATAGGAACAGACACAAAAACcgaactcgttcgtaacccggggactacctgtataacTTCAAAATTCACTTGAAACTTGATcagttatttaaaaaaagaagttaTCTTCTGAGGAGACACATCCATGTGAGATTACATTGACACGTGGTGTGGCTACATCTGTGGCTACCCAGTCGCTCCATCTTAAAGCAGCATTGACACAGtgcttcttgtttttgttttttttaaccgtgttctgcaaggtgtccttgagtgctgtgaaaggcgcccacaaataagatgtgttattaccattattattatcttttCCCTCTGATGGTCTCCTCCACATTTTTTCCTCCAAGAAATTGCAGATAAAGAAAATGAGTGGGAAAGGAAAAACAATGGAATTTTTTTTGCCTCGTTTGGGACAGAAAACCCCTAACCCAGTATATTTTCTTTGGGCCTCTTTGGGTGTAGAACTTAGTGGAAGGACGGGATGCTTTTTGCCAAAACCCACGTTTAATATTTTGCAGTCATCCGTGGTGAGAAATAACTGCTGTGCCCTAGAGAATTAACTATGCAGCGGTTTTTTTTAATGCTGAGCGATTCTTAAtataataatgtgtgtgtgtgtgtgtgagagagagagagagagagagagagagagagagagagagagagagagagagagagagagagagagagagagagagagagagagagagagagagagtgcaaaggAACGTTCTACCAAGATATATTCTCCTACACTTTTACATGTACAACTTATTTCCAACACAacacgtacgtgtcagaggacacgtttttgcgagaccgaaatacgtgtCAATGAAGACCGGTCTGCTTTCTTTGCATGCCTACCTGTTGCCACACTTTGGCTCAGACAACGTAGACGTCATAAGGCTATAGTACCACAAACGTACACTAACTGAAATGATTTCGTAAATAGTTCTACATCCCATAGATAAAGTCCTCGTCTCGTCCGGCAACAATAACCGGAAAGGATCCTTACACAACCAACGAACTCACCTGCCATCCTGCTGAGGAGCGCGCGTGCGTAACCCGGCACGGCCGCGGAAGAAGACCTTTTCCCCCCATTGCGGCGTTTCCTGTCAAACGATTGGCTTACAGTCCCGAGGAAGGCGGTGCTTAGTAGATTGACTTAGATTTGTAGCCTATCAAATCAAGCGCCTGACTTCGCCGTTCCTTTTAGAAGTTAAATTACGTTTGAAAATACAGTAGAGCAATAGAGCCaaatagcctgtgtgtgtgtgtgtgtgtgtgtgtgtgtgtgtgtgtgtgtgtgtgtgtgtgtgtgtgtgtgtgtgtgcgcgcgcgcgtaaacaaacaaataaaatgtgCCAACTTACAATTAAATTAACTTAAACTGACAACGTATTAACAGATTTCACAGCTATTACAGAAGTAGTATGTCTGCACTATGCTATTAATGTACTCCCGCTAACGCGTGGTATTACTGTACTCTTTCTTGATTACCAAAAAAATATGGATCTCCCTTTAAAAATGTTGATTTTATGCTGGGAAAATAATCTAATTAGTAATAAAATGTTCTTTCTCTTTCCTGTGTGGCTATCAGACTCTGaacagaacaccccccccccattacaacACACAATCGGGGTAAACAGAGTCAACAACGAAGCTAGAAATATGCTTATGGCACAGCGAGCATGCAGACCAGCTGTCCCGACTTAAGCTAATTAACACAGGACAGATAAATTGGTTCCATACTGCAAATGAGGACGTGGACTAGAGCCAGACGCCACAGCCAGAGAagggctgtggggggggggggtagatctgCGTAGCACGTTCCCCTGCAAGGCTTTTCAATGGACACCTGTTTTCTATCTTTCTGAAAAGATTTGGTTTCTGGCAATTTTCAAGTCTTTTTTTGTCTTGAATAGGTCGCTCCACCCTCAtcaaccgtctgtctgtctgtctgtctgtctgtctgtctccctggtgCACGCGCTCTCTCCAGAACACTTTTTCTCTTCTTGTTGCTCTCACCCGCCCCATTGTTCCTTTAGatctttccgtgtgtgtgtgttcgtctgAGTGCTGCACTGCATATtaatgtcatatatatatatatgtgtgtgtgtgtgaaatgacaaataaactgaTTCCTGACTCTATGCCAGGGAGCCCCGGCTGGAGCCTCTACAATAGATCGGAGAAGGTGCAAAGCCAAAAGAGATGAACTGGGTAACATATTGATTTTATATCGATATTGTGATgtaagactagatatcatctgggatttgggATATCATGATATGACGTAAGTGTTGTCTTTTTCCTGGGTTGGAAGGCTGgattacagtaaagagatgcaacTGTCTGTTCTGGGTGTTATActatttgtctctacctgtttggacgtcatatccacattactaacgaGCGTTTACCAAAACTGTGTAActattttgtgagagcaccaatagtcatctagAATATTGCCAAAATTTTGAGGTATTTGGTCaaaaaatatcgtgatatttgattttgtccgtaTCGCCCAGGCCTGGAGGCCGAGAGCCACAGAAAGAGCAAAGGGACCTgatgtttttgctttgttttggtttttatCTCCGGAGGTAATGATTTGCAGGCTATAATTTATGTAACAACTGAAAGGAAACTTCTCATTTTATTTGTCATGAAGGATTTAATCATCCAGCACGTGTTATTGATCACGGTAGTCCAAGAAACGGTGTCCACGTGCCAAAGCTTGCAGTCCTGGCTGCACCGCCTGGTGCAGCAGTCGTAAATGTCTCGTTGCAACAAAAATCCAGTTAATTTCCATGGAAGACAGATTGAGAGAACACTTTAAAAAAAGTTTTACTTTATTACTAAAGTTTATGACAGTTTATCTAAAAGATTCATATTTACAATCTACCTTAGCATTGATACCCCCGTCATGTAGGCTACCTACAGATTTTTTTGCCTGCAAATAAACCTGTAGTTCCTCCTCACTGTTAGCTATTTATTACTGTTAATCCACAAACTCCCAAGTTCTGTATTACTGTTAATCCACAAACTTCCAAGTTCTGTATTACTGTTAATCCACAAACTCCCAAATTCTGTATTACTGTCAATCCACAAACTCCCAGCTTCCTTTTCTAACGTTAAAATTAGACAGCGATTGTATGATTCACACCATAAAACCATTCCCTGTGAGTTTCTGAGATCCGTTCCCTGGTCAGCCTGACTCTGCCCTGGAGCCGGTCCAATCGCTCTTGGCCTTGTCCGTGGCGCCCCTGTTTTGGGTTTAAAGCGGTCCCTCTGTGCTGTAAGAGGGGTTCCTGTGCCCCTCGGCGGAGTCGCTCGTGGCTTTTTGACACATCTTGCGCTTCCAGAGGATGAAGGCCGCtatgaaaaggagtaggaggaacgCTACCCCCCCTGCTATGACCCCGGCGCTCAGCTCGAGCCTGGAGGACTTGGAGGGATTGTACCGTAGACAGGAGAAGTCGGAGCGCATACTGTGTCCGGCCTTATTCACCGCCTCCACACACACCTTGGCGCCAACCTCCAAGGACTCGACCGTACCCCGTCGTGATGCCTCCCCAAACTGCAGGGGTCCTCCTGAATGCCCCTCGACCATCACCCTGTACCCAGATACCACCGAGGAAGGGGCGCACCACTGGATCTCTACCTTCTCTTTGCTGTCCCCATCGCTGACCGGCACCAACCCCTTCAGGCGTGGAGGGTGAGGGGGTATGTCATCTCCACTCAAGCCGGGGCAGAGGCACCCGGTCTGGGCTGAGAGGTGCTCGCACGGCCCATGGTTCTCCTCGCAGGAGTCATAGTGGCAGGGCTTTCGGTCTTGGAGGAGCGGGGTGTGGTTTTTAGAGGGCGAAGCGCTGGTGGGAGAGCTGTGGCCGTCTGAGTAGTCGTCGTCATAGTCGTCGTCGTCGCCCACATCCATCACAAACATGATCCTTTTGTGCGTGACGGGAGGGGAAGTGGACGCGGCGTGAGTAAAGAGGAGCTGGCGGGGGTACGGAGAAGCAGAACGGAGGAAGGAGTCGGAGGACACGAGCAGTAGGAGCACTGCCAGGTTCTTGCACAGTGACGTCATCTCTGTGGATGGAAATGACACAAAATCGATCGCTGAAAACTTTAGTCATGGCAGTGTAAATATGCCGCATCCAGAAATTAAGCCCCTCGGCGTTGCAGAAACCGCATTCACCACTCTAAACAAGTCTCTTTTGATTCTACTTGTCGCCATTGTGTGTAACCTTCGCGTCTATGTGTAGATGTCCCAACCCAACGAGACACTGTTTATAAACGGAAAAGGCTATTTTACAACAGAAAGGGGTAAACGTTTCTGATATGTGGCAGGTGAATATGCCCGCTTGGCGTGTTTTGAGGTGGAGCAGGCAGCTTCTGATGGGTTCACTCCGAGGTTTCCAAGATAACAACGAGCCACAAAatgcctgtgaatgttctccttcatccaggtcatggttatccaaaggagctgaatcaagtgcaactggacttggtatgtatccggatatatatactgtaacgtgcatggctaagtagacacgttggtccttgattaaggggtcggaccctttagtcgactggttaacgttgtcgcttgcggagcgggagacacaggttcgcgtcccggccatggcgacggtctcccaaactgccccccgaattcgttacaataccaagtacagttgcacttgattcaactccgttGGATGATGAGCCacaaagaaaggaaggaaaaagACGTGCTGGAAGAAGTGGCCCCTACGAGAACTTTATTGGCGCCAAGCCAGCTTAAACTCTGTGGGGACCCGAACCCGGACCCCATTCACATAACTTTCCCTCCTTTTAGGGAAGAGCGGCTTTCGCTTTTTCACCCCTAACTCCTGCTGCTGAGCACGTCCCCCGCTAGCGAGCTCTTAACGCCGGGTCTGGATgagaagagaaggaagagagtGTCTGTGAGTGGCTTACCGTACCTGCCGGCGAGGGATGGGTGGCAATACGAAGTCTTCTCGCTCTTTTCTCCCCCCTTTCACTTTGTCCGCTCTCCTTGTCCGCTCTTCTCGCCTCGCAGTCTTATTCAGTTTCCCACCGGAGTCTCTCCTCCTCCTTAACACCCCCTCATTTTCTTTCCCCCACTGTgccaatctctctctcgctctcgctctctttcgctctctctcactctctctcgctctctcgctctcgctctctcgctctcgctctctcgctcgctcgctctcgctctctctctcgctctccccctggTGCGCGCGCTCTCTCCAGAACACTTTTTTCCTCCTCTTGTTGCCCTCGCCCGCCCCATTGTTCTTTTATAGTTctttcagagagagggagagagagggggtgtgtgtgtgtgtgtgtgtgtgtgtgtgtgtgtgtgtgtgtgtgtgtgtgtgtgtgtgtgtgtgtgtgtgtgtgtgtgtgtgttcgtctgAGTGCTGCGCTGCATATTAATGTCGTTAGCAGAGGCAAGCTTGTGCCTGTTGCGTGCGTTCGTATAATCAGtcggtgtttgtttttgattatcaGATTATATTAATACCTGCACGTGaagctgcgtgcgtgtgtgtgtgtgtgggggggggctctaAAATGTGGTCGTTTCGATCCTTTGAGCAACACACATCTTCAAGAGTCGGTGTACTTATCCGAGTATGACGAACACGGAGGAATGCGTGCTGTATGTTTACTATCAACCCCCGCTGGctccgtacccccccccccgttgtgacAGGAATgatagggaagggggggggggacggggccTTTTCTCCTCTCAAGAGGGTAGAGCTGGCAACAGCAACAAGTTACTGCTTGTTCGAAGTGCCCGCATCGCAGAGACAAGCCGAGGAGAACCGCAGCAGGGATCAGCCTCTCCCCCCCTCCTGCTTCCCAGTTTATGCCATTCAATCTCAACTTCTAAAACCACCTACTTTTCCAAGTtatgtatataaaaaaagaaggaccccccctccccccccccccagcgcaaCCTTGAAACCACTGGTGCGGTGAGTCAATACCATTCTGATTGACTGTCTCTTCCTAAAATCAGACCAAACTCCACGGCCACGGTGACTTGTCTCCATGCTTTCTCAGCAGTGACTTCACTTGACCTGAAAAGAGGGACCGCCAACCTGCAGCACATAACAATGTGGTTGCTGAACTGAGCTGTAAGCTCAAACTCATCGCTTCCTTTCACTGTTGAACACGCAAGTAACTCTTTCAGTGTGCTTCCACGGCCATGTTAGCCTATTGCAGTATAAACCAGCAATTTACGCCATGCAGTATCTCACCCGGCTCGTTCATCTTCATGAAATTCTGAGCTCGATGAGAGTTCACGGCATCCTGAtgatcaagtcttcccctgagctAACAACCAGCTTTCATTAGTCACGAtgatcaagtcttcccctgagctAATAACCAGCTTTCATTAGTCACATACGTGAATAACAATTATTACAGAGTAGATCCTCTGTCATAAAAATGATAATCTTATATCCATGTTGTCTGTGTGTATTTAACACGGGATCACCTGGACATGTGCCAACTTGTGATGCGAGTCTGTATGTCAGTGTGGTGAGAGGTCCATGAATCACGTCGTCTTTTTAAGATTGTATGTGTTGATGTGGAGCGGTATGAAAACGGGAGAGCAAGGCACATATTTGTTGTGTGTGCTCATACCTGAGTATGAGCGTAAACACCTTCACCCCGTAATTTTTCAAAGTGTTTGCGCGGTGTAATCTGTTTTCCAGGTttccagcacaaacaggctctaaccagagtagaaaaagaagtgggaggccgcgttgcacaactgagcaagaagttaagtacattagagtctctagtttgagaaacagacgcctcacaggtccccaactggcatcttcattaaatagtacctgttagagcctgtttgtgctgtcctctgaagggagtagtacacaccggtgtaggaaatcttcaatttcttagcaatttctcgcatggaatagccttcatttctaagaacaagaatagactgtcgagtttcagatgaaagttctctttttctggccattttgagcgtttaattgaccccacaaatgtgatgctccagaaactcaatctgctcaaagaagtgcccatccaaccaatccaacttgtgggagctgcttctggaagcgtggggtgcaatttctccagattacctcaacaaattaacagctagaatgccaaaggtctgcaatgctgtaattgctgcaaatggaggattctttaacgaaagcaaagtttgatgtaaaaaaaatcttatttcaaataaaaatcattatttctaaccttgtcaatgtcttgactctattttctattcatttcacaacatatggtggtgaataagtgtgacttttcatggaaaacacgaaattgtttgggtgatcccaaacttttgaacggtagtgtaggtgtcaacaggcagtgcacaaagacaatgcatagggtgcatagaagcaaaaaaaattgtgcatttttttattttataccaTCAGGTGtagaggtgttggagaaa
Proteins encoded:
- the si:ch1073-303k11.2 gene encoding leucine-rich repeat neuronal protein 4 translates to MTSLCKNLAVLLLLVSSDSFLRSASPYPRQLLFTHAASTSPPVTHKRIMFVMDVGDDDDYDDDYSDGHSSPTSASPSKNHTPLLQDRKPCHYDSCEENHGPCEHLSAQTGCLCPGLSGDDIPPHPPRLKGLVPVSDGDSKEKVEIQWCAPSSVVSGYRVMVEGHSGGPLQFGEASRRGTVESLEVGAKVCVEAVNKAGHSMRSDFSCLRYNPSKSSRLELSAGVIAGGVAFLLLLFIAAFILWKRKMCQKATSDSAEGHRNPSYSTEGPL